In a single window of the Littorina saxatilis isolate snail1 linkage group LG3, US_GU_Lsax_2.0, whole genome shotgun sequence genome:
- the LOC138962757 gene encoding uncharacterized protein, with amino-acid sequence MEVVKLLVLCMCLHGVVGEWQKWTCEAGGKSSIKPFGGRYRRPYFNLPCRYKMANVKCKGDQTEVFAENDLAFTWKRDLFISAVTIRIHTKNDNGCKTYQTLTLNTANFTQYLSKKNYSASPWEWSSNGCQIDADKKNVGFYETYRRMAKVTVGKLTVSYQYTTNTMRRARNIPTLEIRCVGHKFKSFENYPESFCGTENTTQEDLDAVERQIPGDSRRVLGTGYMYAALAKQPDVQQTDPQCQEIQRFAQGQCRSWGDKNSECQSILGRWGESGSRRGYCEGRGDNRFKVYMECMRVKCGLVCNSQGPDGTCETLKRAAKECEDSGSIGGVLNALLVQANCPRHLKYAIKGSSNWVQTYKKQACTVIDKEFSWWGRTSFKDMSTFFTDRGFRITIPCSYKMADIVCGGVQSQVTAEHALDKQGRAFVSKVTVTTYIYYNRTYNGRTYRTRGFYVNTLRDINLKRFIKTREAENKTDPWIGTWRGSELAGDDRVLGRYDNNTKSAILEHRGLKVTFRYTDSRQAVRPDNPALEIRCSDPDFRAKEKFPGTLCGSPETSQNTLVGDLVKNIPAQPGHTSYNKDVVLLAYQNIKEGGKDCKEVANILEKGCVNMGDVLTECHLMYDMTATDLNYAQCAHKKRDLDPFKLYVTCLRVLCGAEGYTSSETCGTLRQVNDACRHQVKHPHLHISNLMQQAVCRQNSTSNATS; translated from the exons ATGGAAGTCGTAAAATTGCTGGTCCTGTGCATGTGTCTGCACGGTGTTGTGG GAGAGTGGCAGAAATGGACGTGCGAGGCTGGCGGAAAGAGCTCCATCAAGCCTTTTGGAGGTCGCTACAGACGCCCTTATTTCAACCTGCCATGCAG GTACAAGATGGCCAACGTAAAGTGCAAGGGCGATCAGACCGAGGTCTTCGCGGAGAATGACCTTGCCTTTACCTGGAAAAGAGACCTCTTTATCAGTGCGGTCACAATCAGAATCCATACAAAGAACGACAACGGTTGCAAAACCTATCAGACATTGACGCTGAACACTGCTAACTTTACACAG TACCTGAGCAAAAAGAACTACTCCGCCAGCCCGTGGGAGTGGAGCAGCAATGGTTGTCAAATCGACGCGGACAAGAAAAACGTTGGCTTTTACGAGACTTACCGCAGAATGGCGAAGGTTACAGTGGGAAAACTGACGGTCTCTTACCAGTACACCACCAACACAATGCGCAGGGCACGTAATATTCCTACCCTCGAGATCCGCTGCGTGGGTCACAAGTTCAAGTCGTTCGAGAATTATCCCGAATCCTTTTGTG GAACTGAAAACACCACACAGGAAGACCTAGACGCTGTGGAGCGACAGATCCCCGGAGACAGTCGCCGTGTCTTGGGGACAGGATACATGTATGCTGCACTGGCCAAACAGCCAGACGTACAGCAaac TGATCCCCAGTGCCAGGAGATTCAGCGTTTCGCCCAAGGACAATGCAGGAGCTGGGGGGACAAGAACTCGGAGTGTCAGTCCATCTTGGGCAGGTGGGGGGAATCGGGAAGTAGACGTGGCTACTGCGAAGGTCGAGGGGATAACCGTTTCAAG GTGTACATGGAGTGTATGCGCGTGAAATGCGGTTTAGTGTGCAACTCCCAAGGGCCGGACGGTACGTGCGAAACTCTGAAACGGGCCGCCAAGGAATGCGAAGACAGTGGTTCTATTGGCGGCGTGCTGAACGCGCTACTCGTCCAAGCCAACTGTCCTCGTCATCTCAAGTATGCTATCAAGGGGAGCAGCAACTGGGTTCAAA CTTACAAGAAGCAAGCATGCACAGTCATAGACAAGGAATTCAGTTGGTGGGGCCGAACTTCTTTCAAGGACATGAGCACTTTCTTCACCGACCGTGGCTTCAGAATCACCATACCCTGCAG TTATAAAATGGCCGACATCGTTTGTGGGGGTGTACAGTCGCAAGTGACCGCTGAGCATGCTCTGGACAAACAAGGACGAGCCTTCGTCAGTAAAGTGACCGTGACTACATACATTTACTACAACCGTACCTACAACGGCCGGACCTACCGCACCCGTGGTTTCTACGTCAACACCCTGAGAGACATTAACCTGAAGAGG TTCATCAAGACAAGGGAGGCTGAGAACAAGACGGATCCATGGATAGGGACATGGCGTGGAAGCGAACTGGCCGGGGATGACCGCGTATTGGGTCGCTATGACAACAACACCAAGTCGGCCATTCTGGAGCACCGCGGTCTGAAAGTGACCTTCAG GTACACTGATTCAAGGCAAGCCGTGCGTCCTGACAACCCCGCGCTGGAGATAAGGTGTAGTGATCCCGACTTCAGGGCCAAGGAGAAATTTCCCGGAACCCTTTGTG GCAGTCCTGAAACAAGTCAGAACACTCTTGTGGGTGACCTGGTGAAGAACATCCCCGCCCAACCAGGCCACACCAGCTACAACAAGGACGTCGTTCTTCTGGCTTATCAGAACATCAAGGAAGG AGGCAAAGACTGCAAGGAGGTAGCGAACATACTGGAGAAAGGTTGTGTGAACATGGGCGACGTCTTGACGGAGTGCCATCTGATGTACGACATGACTGCTACCGACTTAAACTACGCACAGTGTGCCCACAAGAAGAGGGACCTCGATCCCTTCAAG CTGTACGTGACGTGTCTGCGCGTGCTGTGCGGTGCTGAGGGCTACACTTCAAGCGAGACGTGCGGGACACTGCGGCAGGTGAACGACGCTTGTCGTCATCAGGTCAAGCACCCCCACCTGCACATCTCTAACCTCATGCAGCAAGCCGTGTGTCGTCAGAACAGCACGTCCAACGCGACTTCATAA